Proteins encoded together in one Syntrophorhabdaceae bacterium window:
- a CDS encoding FAD-linked oxidase C-terminal domain-containing protein translates to MDCDTFVNALRTFLKDDQIILDKEGLSHFSYDATERQSMPQVVLMPETTEEVSKIMQRACEFDVPVTPQGGRTGLSGGGIPLKGGAVLSLLRFKRIIEIDEKNMLAVVEPGVISSDFQQELRKYNLFFPPDPSSTVESTLGGNVAENAGYTRAVKYGVTRDYVLGLEAVLPDGEVIQVGRKTVKNVTGYDMTALLVGSEGTLAIITKITFKLLPRPKVRKTIILYLNNLVHAADLVVQVFRAGIIPCAMELVDNMTINAIADYINTPLKREADALVLIEVDGHHDGAVSDEAQEILSLCNSFDGVIEARLAGNEEEAERFWIIRREALPALKALKKDHLEADVVVPRYKLPFLVKAIGEIEHSPAIRIATFGHAGDGNLHVTIMHRRRNFAELDEAYSILETVYKKTVEMGGSLTGEHGVGITVKDYLGLQMSDAEIALMKRIKGAFDPKGILNPGKIFTDNGKTAGTTDQTGASEVKYRSIVESTDDAIYMVDADCRYLFANEKVLTGLGLPEDAVIGKRYGDFHTFEDAREFRNVVERVFETGNSHRYEHKNNKEERYFLRTLSPVKDVLTQQTKHVTVISKEITELKKTEEKLKYLSLHDVLTGLYNRAYFEEEMHRIDTGRFDLVGLIICDIDGLKLVNDTLGHDQGDELIRTASRVIKESFRESDVVARVGGDEFAILLPNSPQSKVENICTRIKNAIASYNTTNPKLPLSISTGYAVRSGYTKNVSELYREADNNMYKEKLYSSQSARNAIIRNLINTVETKGLITKDACERFQRMVIALAGAVDLPEERIKDLHLLAQFHDIGNAGIHEHILFKPDRFTADELLEVQKHTDIGHRIAQAAPELNHIADLILKHHEWWNGNGYPLGLKGEKIPLESRIIALASAYDAMTSPRPHRGAMSQQEAIAELRKFSGTQFDPHLVDKFIETIKTVDSR, encoded by the coding sequence ATGGATTGTGACACATTTGTCAACGCCCTCCGGACATTCTTAAAAGACGATCAGATCATCCTCGACAAGGAAGGACTTTCGCATTTTTCCTATGATGCAACGGAAAGACAGTCCATGCCCCAGGTCGTCCTTATGCCTGAAACGACCGAAGAGGTCTCGAAGATCATGCAGCGTGCCTGTGAGTTCGACGTCCCTGTCACACCACAGGGCGGCAGGACGGGGCTCTCCGGAGGCGGGATACCATTAAAGGGCGGGGCGGTGCTTTCCCTGCTCCGGTTCAAAAGGATCATCGAGATCGACGAGAAGAATATGCTCGCGGTGGTAGAGCCAGGGGTGATCTCCAGCGATTTCCAGCAGGAATTACGGAAGTACAACCTCTTTTTTCCACCTGATCCTTCAAGTACTGTTGAGAGCACCCTGGGCGGAAACGTGGCTGAAAACGCCGGTTATACACGGGCTGTAAAATACGGCGTAACGCGGGATTATGTCCTCGGCCTGGAGGCAGTCCTTCCCGATGGCGAGGTCATACAGGTTGGCCGCAAGACCGTTAAAAACGTTACGGGCTATGATATGACAGCCCTTCTTGTCGGTTCCGAGGGGACCCTCGCGATCATTACGAAGATCACCTTCAAACTCCTTCCGAGGCCAAAGGTAAGAAAAACCATAATCTTATATCTCAATAACCTCGTACACGCCGCGGATCTGGTGGTACAGGTCTTCAGGGCCGGCATCATACCCTGCGCCATGGAGCTTGTTGACAACATGACGATCAATGCCATTGCCGATTACATCAATACACCGCTGAAACGTGAAGCCGACGCGCTGGTTCTCATCGAAGTGGATGGTCACCACGACGGCGCTGTGAGTGACGAGGCGCAGGAGATCCTCTCATTGTGCAACAGCTTTGATGGTGTCATAGAGGCACGGCTCGCGGGAAACGAGGAGGAGGCCGAGCGTTTCTGGATAATACGGCGGGAGGCGCTCCCTGCGCTGAAGGCCCTGAAAAAAGACCATCTCGAGGCAGATGTGGTGGTACCCCGTTACAAGCTGCCCTTTCTTGTAAAAGCTATCGGGGAGATCGAGCACAGTCCGGCGATCAGGATCGCCACCTTCGGACACGCAGGGGATGGGAACCTCCATGTAACAATAATGCACCGCCGGAGGAACTTCGCCGAATTGGATGAGGCATACAGTATTCTGGAGACGGTCTATAAAAAGACCGTCGAGATGGGCGGCAGCTTGACGGGTGAGCACGGCGTCGGCATTACCGTTAAAGACTATCTCGGCCTGCAGATGAGCGATGCGGAGATAGCGCTGATGAAAAGAATAAAAGGCGCATTTGACCCCAAGGGCATCCTCAATCCAGGAAAGATATTTACAGATAATGGCAAAACCGCCGGCACGACAGATCAAACTGGTGCAAGCGAGGTAAAATACCGCTCAATCGTGGAGTCAACCGATGACGCCATCTATATGGTCGATGCGGATTGCAGATACCTTTTTGCCAACGAAAAGGTCCTGACAGGGCTTGGCCTGCCCGAGGACGCCGTCATCGGGAAAAGATATGGGGATTTCCATACCTTTGAGGACGCCAGGGAGTTCCGGAATGTTGTTGAGAGGGTTTTTGAGACAGGAAATTCTCACCGGTATGAACATAAAAATAACAAGGAAGAGCGTTATTTCCTGAGGACGCTGAGCCCTGTAAAGGACGTTCTCACACAACAGACAAAACACGTAACGGTAATCTCCAAGGAAATAACGGAGTTGAAAAAGACAGAGGAAAAATTAAAATATCTCAGTCTCCATGATGTCCTCACCGGCCTTTACAACCGCGCATACTTTGAAGAGGAGATGCACCGCATCGATACCGGCCGCTTTGATCTCGTTGGCCTCATTATCTGTGATATCGACGGGCTGAAGCTTGTCAACGACACGCTGGGGCATGACCAGGGCGATGAGCTCATCCGGACCGCATCAAGGGTCATTAAGGAATCCTTCCGTGAAAGTGACGTTGTTGCAAGGGTAGGCGGCGACGAATTCGCCATACTCCTTCCCAACAGTCCCCAGTCAAAGGTAGAGAATATCTGCACGAGGATCAAAAATGCTATTGCGTCATATAACACAACAAATCCAAAGTTGCCTTTAAGTATCTCAACGGGATACGCGGTACGGAGCGGCTACACAAAAAACGTCTCCGAACTTTACAGGGAAGCCGATAACAACATGTACAAAGAAAAACTATACAGCAGCCAGAGTGCACGGAATGCGATCATCCGGAATCTCATAAACACCGTTGAGACAAAGGGGTTGATAACCAAGGATGCGTGTGAACGCTTTCAAAGAATGGTCATTGCCCTGGCTGGTGCTGTCGATCTGCCGGAAGAGCGTATTAAAGACCTTCATCTCCTGGCACAATTTCACGATATAGGCAACGCCGGTATCCATGAGCATATCCTTTTCAAGCCGGATCGTTTCACCGCAGATGAACTCCTTGAGGTGCAGAAACATACTGATATAGGCCATCGCATCGCCCAGGCTGCGCCGGAGCTCAACCATATTGCCGATCTCATTCTCAAGCACCATGAGTGGTGGAACGGAAACGGCTATCCCCTTGGCTTAAAGGGCGAGAAGATCCCGCTGGAGAGCAGGATAATAGCGCTGGCAAGCGCCTACGACGCCATGACGAGTCCGCGTCCTCACAGGGGCGCGATGTCACAGCAGGAGGCGATTGCGGAATTGCGCAAATTTTCCGGAACCCAGTTCGACCCCCACCTCGTCGACAAATTCATTGAAACAATAAAAACAGTCGATAGTCGTTAG